One Solibacillus sp. R5-41 DNA segment encodes these proteins:
- a CDS encoding ROK family protein, protein MSYTLVADVGGTKLATAIFSPDQQLLSKQEVPSDTSSREALFQSLVKSFEQICTEKAISFDEISKVCIGLPGIVDIEKGIAVYQNNIPWANFPICNRLAEVFVKADIKMDNDVYMATWGEYCVRSFSKETMVYVTMSTGISCCTIVNGEFLRGTGLAGEIGFNIIGDEGRTLEQTVAGPAIEKMGRDLLANPEITLKEMMELYYQGNAVVGSVLEPLIQAMVKQLQQMILLLDPHCIVLGGGFFNYHPKVIDQLKILLQQSFAGTPFAGKEQIIESSLNKGKAGLYGAAAK, encoded by the coding sequence ATGAGCTATACATTAGTAGCAGATGTTGGTGGAACAAAGTTAGCAACAGCTATTTTTAGTCCGGATCAGCAATTATTGTCTAAACAAGAGGTTCCTAGTGATACTTCTAGTCGAGAGGCATTATTTCAAAGTTTAGTGAAAAGTTTTGAGCAAATTTGTACAGAAAAGGCTATTTCATTTGATGAAATTTCCAAAGTATGTATTGGTTTACCTGGTATTGTAGATATTGAAAAAGGGATAGCGGTTTACCAAAATAATATCCCTTGGGCTAACTTTCCAATTTGTAATCGTTTAGCTGAGGTGTTTGTTAAAGCCGATATTAAAATGGATAACGATGTATACATGGCTACTTGGGGCGAGTATTGTGTAAGGTCATTTTCTAAAGAAACGATGGTTTATGTAACAATGAGTACAGGTATTTCTTGCTGTACAATTGTAAATGGTGAATTTCTAAGAGGAACTGGATTAGCTGGAGAAATCGGTTTTAATATTATAGGTGATGAAGGGCGTACATTAGAACAAACAGTAGCTGGGCCGGCAATTGAAAAAATGGGAAGGGATTTACTCGCAAATCCTGAAATTACACTGAAAGAAATGATGGAACTTTACTACCAAGGCAATGCTGTAGTTGGGTCAGTTTTAGAACCATTAATTCAGGCAATGGTAAAGCAATTGCAACAAATGATTCTATTGCTCGACCCACACTGTATCGTTTTAGGTGGAGGTTTTTTCAATTATCACCCTAAGGTAATCGATCAATTAAAAATATTATTACAACAAAGTTTTGCTGGTACACCTTTTGCTGGAAAGGAACAAATTATTGAAAGTAGCCTTAATAAAGGGAAAGCAGGACTTTACGGTGCAGCAGCAAAATAA